ATCGAGGCCCGTCTCACGCTCCTGCATGCGACGCTCGGCGCGCTCGAGCTCCTCACGGCGCTTTCCGGCGTCGACTTCCCACGCCTCGCGGAGCTTGATCGTCTCCTCTTTGCCGGAGACTATCGCGGATTTTCTGAGGGTCTCAGCTTCGCGGCGCGCTTCTTCGGTGATGCGCGTTGCAGTCTCTTCCGCCGTCGACTTGGCCGCAATTTGCGCGCGATGTTCAGCTGCGCGTCCGGCCGCACGTCCGAGTACAAAAAAAACCGCGACGGCGAGGATGAGTACTACGCCAAACGCGGCATACAGCGCGGTTACGCTCATTGGATCTATGCTCCAACGCGACGCACGCGTCACGCGATCGTGGAAACGCCCCAGGGCGCCGCGGCCAATCACGTAGCTGCTGTCGGCCCAGCACCGACGTAGGGTGCGAGGCGGACAACGCTAACTGCAACCGGCACATGCGACTAGGAGAAAACCCTTGAGGACTTACACAAACTACGCGTCCAAGGTGTCCTCAAGCAAGAGGTAAGACGGACTACAGCTGGTGAGCCCCCTGGAAAACGGCTAAAGGCGGACAGACGGACAGGGCCGGACACCACCGGACGGTGAAAGCGCACAAGCGAGCGGATCGTTAGGCAGCTCCCCGGAATCGCTAGAAAAGACAGTGGTTAATGGGTGACAACAGCAGAAGTTGTCTCAACCTGTTTGCGCTCATGCCGCCTTCGTATCCGGCTGTGTCCGGCCCTGTCCGTGTTGTCCGCCTTTGAGGCTGTCTCCGGCCCTGTCCGCTGTAACCGCCTTACCGTTTTTGCGGCGGCAGCATGCGACGGACTTCAGACGAGATGTTTCGCATCCGCTCGGCGAGCTCCTCGGGGCCCTGTCTCGTCTTGAACAGCTCGGACGTGATCTGCATCGCCGCAAGGATGGCCGCTTTCTGCGATTCGACGACGACCCCGGCGTTCATCAGCGCGCGAATCGTCGCGTCGACGTGCTCCGCGACCGCGCGAGTATGCTCCGGCGTTTCGTCGCTGCGAATCGCGTACTCCTCGCCCAGGATCGTGACTTTCACGGTCGACTTATGGGCGACGCTCATCGATCTGCTCCGAGTTCGTGTTGCTGCCGAAGGAACCGCAGACGGTCCAGGAGTTGTTTGGTGCGTTGTTGTGCGCTGTCGAGACGCCGGCGAAGGTCTTCGTTCTCGCGTTCCAGGTCGGATCGCGCGCCGGATTTACTCGAGCCGCCCGATCCGTTGGACAGCGTACGCAAACGCGATTCCGCTTCGTGCGCCCGGCGTCGCCACGACGCCATTTCCTCTGCCAGCGCGTGGATGAGCTGTTCCAGCTCCTGAAACGCGGCGAGATCAGGTCGTTCGTTGTCGGACACCGAGTTCTCCTTCGAGAGTGCGCAGGAGCTTGTCGCGACGACCCGCTACCTCCTTGTCCCGTAGAGTGCGTTCCGGATGGCGGAACGTCAATCGCCACGCGAGACTTCGATATCCGTTGGGCACGCCGTCGCCCCGGTATTCATCAAAGATCGTGACCTGCTCGAGCAGTTCGCCGCTCGCGCCACGGATCACTTCCTCCACACGCGACGCCGGCATGTCGTTCGGCACGAGGAGCGCCAGGTCGAACTCCGCCGCCGGTGTGTCCGGCAGCGGCCGGTACCGCACGTGCCGCGGTTTCGACGCGGCCGGGGTCGAGTCGTACCGAGACGCTCCGGGCTGCGCGACGAAGTCGGACGGAACGGTGAGCAGCGTCAGTTCGACGCCGAACGCGGGCGCGGCCCAGACGGGCGCGTCGAGCGCCACGCGGCGAACGCCGCCTCGGGTCGCCCCATCGACGGTGATGGTCCAGAGCCAGTCCGTATCGCGATCGGACTCGAGGCCGATCTCTGCCGACGGGTAGGCCGAACGTGCCATTTCGACGGCGAGTCCTTTGGCGTCCCACTCATCGAAATCGGGTGGCCGCGTCTCGGTCCAGTGCGGCGGCCGGCGGTGTCCCATGATAATGAGTGCGGCGTGAAGCTCTTCCAGGGGCAGCGCCTCGGACGACGGCATGAACACCGACCCGATCTCGAACAGCCGCACGTCGCGCTGCATGCGGGCCAGGTTGTACTCGGTGCGCCGCGCGAGTGTATCGAGCAAGTCGCGCCGGAGATACGCTTCGTTCTCGGCAATTGGATTGGCCACGCGGACAAAGCCGATGTCCGCGCCTGTGACGAACGGGAGCGGACGGGCCTCGAGCAGGCCGCGCGCGACGAGCGCGTCGCGCACGCGGCGCGAGACGATCTCGAGCGGCGACTCGGGCACGGTGCCGGGGCGGAACGGCCGCAGCTCGCTCGAGAAGGTGTCGTAGCCGCGGCGGCGCGCCACTTCCTCGACGAGATCCACCTCGCGCACGACGTCGGGGCGCCACGAGGGCACGGTCACGTCGAGCGCGCCGGCGCGCGGATCGACCTCGAAGCCTAACGGCGTGAGCAGCGGCACGATCTCGTCCTGCGGCACGGCCTCGCCTAACAGAGCGGTCACGCGCGCCGCACGAAGCGCGATGCGGCGGGGCGTATACGGCTCCGGGCGAAGATCGCCGGGCGCGCCATCCACGCGGCCGCCGGCCACCGCCGCCACGATCTCGACCACGCGCGCCAGCGCCCGCGGCGGCAGCTCGATGTCGACGTGCCGCTCGAACCGGTAGCTCGCATCGGTGGAGAGGCCGAGTGACCGGCGCGCGCGACGGACGCGCACCGCATCGAAGTGCGCCACTTCGATGAAGATCGCCGTGGTGGCCGCGGTGACCTCGCTGTCGGCGCCGCCCATCACGCCGGCCACCGCCTGGGCCCGGTCGCGGTCGGCGATCACGGTCGTGGTCGCGTCGAGCGTTCGGGCGACGCCATCGAGCGTCGTGATCCGCTCTCCCGCGCGCGCGCGCCGCACGACGATTTCGCCGCCGCCTAACTTCGCCAGGTCGAACGCGTGCACCGGCTGGCCCAGCTCGTGGAGGACGTAGTTGGTCGCATCGACCACGTTGTTGATCGACCGGCCGCCGATCGCCACGATACGCTCGGCGAGCCACGACGGGCTCGGCCCGACGGCGATGTCGCGCATGACGACGCCCATGTAGCGCGGGCATCCCTCGGGATCGTCGAGGCGCACGCGCACGCCGCCCACGGTCGCCGCGTCGGCGGCGCGGGCGGCCGGCGGGATGTCGAGCGGCGCCGCGCCCGGCACCGGCGGCAGGCGCATCTGCGCGCCGACCGCCGCCGCCAGCTCGCGCGCCAGGCCGGCGTGTGAGAGGAGATCGGGGCGGTTGGGCGTGACGTCGATCACGAGGCGCGTGTCGCCTAACGGAATTGCGTCGAGCAGCGGCGTGCCCGGCGCGGCCTCGGTGTCGAGCTCGAGGATGCCCTCGTGGTCGTCGCTCAGGCCCAGCTCGCGGCCGGAACACAGCATGCCGTTGGAGTACGCGCCGCGGATCTTGCGGCGTTCGAGCAACAGCCCGCCCGGCAGCGTCGTCCCCACGGGCGCGAACGGATAGACGCCGCCCGCTTTCACGTTAGGCGCGCCGCACACGACGTCGAGCAGCGTCCCGCGCCCCGCATCCACCCGGGTCACCCAGAGGTGGTCCGAGTCGGGATGGCGCGCCGCCTCGACCACGCGGCCGATCACGACGCCGCGCAGATCCTCGCGCAGCCGCACCATCTCGTCGACCGTGCAGCAGTGCGCCGTGATGAGGTCGCGCATCCGCTCGGCCGACAGGGGAACATCGAGGAGCGATTCGAGCCAGGCGTGTGACGCGTTCATGGCGCGAACTGTTCGAGGAATCGCACGTCCGAGTCGTACAGCAACCGGATGTCGGGAATGCCGTACCGCAAATCGGCAATGCGTCCCGGACCCATGCCGAACGCCCACCCCGTGAACTTCTCCGAATCGACGCCCGCCGACTCGAGCACCGCCGGATGGATCATGCCCGATCCCAGAATCTCCATCCATCCCGTGCCCTTGCACGACGCGCATCCGGATCCGCCGCAGATGGTGCAGCGCACATCCATTTCCGCCGACGGCTCGGTGAATGGGAAGTAGCTGGGCCGGAAACGCGTTGCCGTTGCGCCGAAGAAGCGCGTGGCGAAGTTGGTGAGCGTTGCCTTGAGATCGACGAAGCTCACGCCTTCGTCCACCGCCATGCCTTCGATCTGCATGAACACCGGCGCATGCGAGGCATCGAAGAAGTCGCGTCGAAACGCGTTGCCGGGCGCGAGAATGCGAATGGGCGGCGGATACGACTGGAGCGTCCGCACCTGCACGGGCGACGTGTGCGTGCGGAGCAGCGCGCTCTTGCTCAGATAGAGGGTGTCGTGCAAGTCCATGGCCGGATGCTCGGGCGGAAAATTGAGCGCGCCGAAATTGTACCAGTCGTGTTCGGCTTCCGGACCGGTGGCCAC
This DNA window, taken from Gemmatimonadaceae bacterium, encodes the following:
- a CDS encoding cell division protein ZapA is translated as MSVAHKSTVKVTILGEEYAIRSDETPEHTRAVAEHVDATIRALMNAGVVVESQKAAILAAMQITSELFKTRQGPEELAERMRNISSEVRRMLPPQKR
- the pheT gene encoding phenylalanine--tRNA ligase subunit beta, whose translation is MNASHAWLESLLDVPLSAERMRDLITAHCCTVDEMVRLREDLRGVVIGRVVEAARHPDSDHLWVTRVDAGRGTLLDVVCGAPNVKAGGVYPFAPVGTTLPGGLLLERRKIRGAYSNGMLCSGRELGLSDDHEGILELDTEAAPGTPLLDAIPLGDTRLVIDVTPNRPDLLSHAGLARELAAAVGAQMRLPPVPGAAPLDIPPAARAADAATVGGVRVRLDDPEGCPRYMGVVMRDIAVGPSPSWLAERIVAIGGRSINNVVDATNYVLHELGQPVHAFDLAKLGGGEIVVRRARAGERITTLDGVARTLDATTTVIADRDRAQAVAGVMGGADSEVTAATTAIFIEVAHFDAVRVRRARRSLGLSTDASYRFERHVDIELPPRALARVVEIVAAVAGGRVDGAPGDLRPEPYTPRRIALRAARVTALLGEAVPQDEIVPLLTPLGFEVDPRAGALDVTVPSWRPDVVREVDLVEEVARRRGYDTFSSELRPFRPGTVPESPLEIVSRRVRDALVARGLLEARPLPFVTGADIGFVRVANPIAENEAYLRRDLLDTLARRTEYNLARMQRDVRLFEIGSVFMPSSEALPLEELHAALIIMGHRRPPHWTETRPPDFDEWDAKGLAVEMARSAYPSAEIGLESDRDTDWLWTITVDGATRGGVRRVALDAPVWAAPAFGVELTLLTVPSDFVAQPGASRYDSTPAASKPRHVRYRPLPDTPAAEFDLALLVPNDMPASRVEEVIRGASGELLEQVTIFDEYRGDGVPNGYRSLAWRLTFRHPERTLRDKEVAGRRDKLLRTLEGELGVRQRTT
- the pheS gene encoding phenylalanine--tRNA ligase subunit alpha; this encodes EARRDAGAAVNRLKTALESALEERRAALAATAPAAPALDHSMPARHQWRGAKHPVTLVVEEIIEIFRELSFTVATGPEAEHDWYNFGALNFPPEHPAMDLHDTLYLSKSALLRTHTSPVQVRTLQSYPPPIRILAPGNAFRRDFFDASHAPVFMQIEGMAVDEGVSFVDLKATLTNFATRFFGATATRFRPSYFPFTEPSAEMDVRCTICGGSGCASCKGTGWMEILGSGMIHPAVLESAGVDSEKFTGWAFGMGPGRIADLRYGIPDIRLLYDSDVRFLEQFAP